The following are encoded together in the Terriglobia bacterium genome:
- a CDS encoding AAA family ATPase, with the protein MILRSVILNGYRSFKKVVKLNISERTTILIGPNDHGKTNALLAIEKLNADQKFLPEEANSNLGEGEPSSVAFVLAIDHVDAQEIRQVIRTEQQQQQASEQASPIAVLASGVRQVHDALVMVDIPIASVTLTRSIGTELTPFLDHVPDTLQAAVNSKILTMLPKVVFFRADSLRQLPDTVDLGGLEQNEVMQGVFKLADIWDHRQRLLSGNTRKNEDELREASEILTRRIQENWTQGRDLKFYLGYDGNNVRLTVKDTAQTLTALADRSEGFTSYFAMRMLLVARTDTAKPNGYIFMFDEPGLNLHPKGQVDLQNVFEDLAQTNQIIYSTHSVFLINKNYPDRNHLIFKGKEGSNIDSKPFAGGWAKVKEHLGLYLSANFLFSDKVILAEGPTDEIYLPLMLQGLIARGKFNGDLNALAIHSGLNESEMLNSAGIYLREGRQPAILVDGDEEGDKRSRKINQWKTRTKRECPIVNLGDFKPRPCSIEDFLEPDVFRQAAVAACKQAVEEEIINPRNANWEAELPDKLKEKRDVTLGKRLEDVLKELFNEPISDVWVARKYSEIIQQADENTHGAHWADPSLLALAKAIWAALKLPTREDVAPFIG; encoded by the coding sequence ATGATTCTGAGATCAGTAATTCTCAATGGGTATCGATCTTTCAAGAAAGTGGTGAAGCTTAATATTTCCGAGCGCACGACTATCTTGATTGGGCCAAATGATCATGGGAAAACAAATGCACTTCTAGCCATCGAAAAGCTGAATGCCGACCAGAAGTTTTTGCCTGAAGAAGCCAATTCCAATTTGGGGGAAGGTGAGCCATCGTCAGTCGCATTTGTTCTCGCAATTGACCATGTGGATGCACAAGAGATACGCCAGGTAATCAGGACGGAGCAACAGCAACAGCAGGCCTCTGAGCAAGCCAGCCCTATCGCAGTATTGGCATCTGGGGTCAGGCAAGTCCATGACGCATTGGTGATGGTAGATATCCCTATTGCGAGCGTAACGCTAACGAGGTCCATCGGTACGGAGCTAACGCCATTCCTAGATCACGTGCCCGATACCCTTCAGGCAGCTGTAAATTCTAAGATTCTGACTATGCTACCGAAAGTGGTTTTCTTCCGGGCCGATAGCTTGCGACAGCTTCCTGACACCGTTGATCTTGGCGGATTGGAACAAAATGAGGTGATGCAAGGCGTTTTCAAGCTTGCGGACATTTGGGACCATCGCCAACGACTGCTCTCCGGTAATACCCGTAAAAACGAAGATGAGTTGCGAGAAGCTTCCGAAATCCTAACACGCCGGATTCAAGAAAACTGGACACAAGGACGGGATCTCAAGTTCTATCTTGGCTATGACGGGAACAACGTCCGTCTCACCGTTAAAGACACTGCACAGACCCTTACAGCACTTGCTGATCGTAGCGAGGGCTTCACTTCGTATTTTGCGATGCGCATGCTCCTGGTAGCCCGGACAGACACAGCCAAACCGAATGGATACATTTTCATGTTCGATGAACCCGGTCTAAACCTGCATCCGAAGGGGCAGGTGGATCTGCAGAACGTCTTTGAGGACTTAGCTCAAACGAACCAGATCATCTACAGCACGCATTCGGTCTTCCTAATCAATAAGAACTACCCTGACCGAAACCACCTCATTTTCAAGGGCAAGGAAGGCAGTAACATAGATAGCAAGCCATTCGCGGGCGGTTGGGCAAAAGTAAAGGAACATCTTGGGCTTTATCTGTCTGCAAATTTTCTCTTTTCCGACAAGGTAATCCTTGCCGAAGGACCAACAGACGAAATTTATTTGCCTCTGATGCTGCAAGGGCTAATCGCACGGGGCAAATTTAATGGCGATCTAAATGCCCTAGCAATTCATAGCGGCTTAAATGAATCAGAAATGCTCAATTCTGCCGGAATATACCTGCGTGAAGGGCGTCAGCCCGCAATTCTTGTTGACGGCGATGAAGAGGGTGACAAGAGAAGTAGGAAGATCAATCAATGGAAAACTCGCACAAAGCGCGAATGCCCTATCGTTAACCTCGGCGATTTCAAGCCTCGCCCTTGCTCCATAGAAGACTTCCTCGAACCTGACGTATTCAGGCAGGCTGCTGTTGCGGCATGCAAGCAAGCCGTTGAGGAAGAGATCATAAATCCAAGGAACGCAAACTGGGAAGCCGAGCTTCCCGATAAACTCAAGGAAAAGCGAGATGTAACATTAGGCAAGAGGCTCGAGGATGTATTAAAAGAGTTATTCAATGAACCTATCAGTGATGTTTGGGTTGCTCGCAAATATTCGGAGATCATCCAACAAGCTGATGAAAACACCCACGGCGCGCACTGGGCCGATCCTTCACTGTTAGCTCTCGCAAAAGCGATCTGGGCGGCGCTGAAACTTCCGACGCGGGAAGACGTTGCTCCTTTCATCGGATAG
- a CDS encoding ABC transporter permease yields the protein MDFLAILRIAIKALTRNKMRSLLTMLGIIIGVGAVIATVGLGQGAQKQVQDQIASLGTNLLYISSGSVNKGGIRTGGGATKTLTDDDMKAILQEVPTITVAAPGSSTRAQVVSDNQNWFTTITGTEPQYFDVRNWNFVQGGTFTADDVTRASNVVVLGATVQQNLFGTANAVGQTVRIGTLPFQVVGVLVAKGQSGLGQDQDDGVYVPISTLQKKVTGQNWLQYIMASAASQPASYAAQGQITALLRDRHRIRAGQDDDFTVRNLADVAQLADASSSVMTMLLASIAGVSLIVGGIGIMNIMLVSVTERTREIGIRIAIGATESDVLRQFLSESVVLSVAGGIIGVLCGVGASVTITKVLGWNILISPTAVVAAVFFSMAVGIFFGFYPARKAALLDPIEALRFE from the coding sequence ATGGATTTCTTAGCGATATTACGCATAGCGATTAAGGCACTCACGCGGAACAAGATGCGTTCCCTGCTGACCATGTTGGGGATCATCATCGGCGTGGGCGCGGTGATCGCCACCGTGGGCCTGGGACAGGGCGCGCAGAAGCAGGTGCAGGACCAGATTGCGTCGCTGGGGACGAATCTGCTGTACATCAGCTCGGGCAGCGTGAACAAAGGCGGCATCCGCACCGGCGGAGGCGCCACCAAGACGCTTACCGACGACGACATGAAGGCCATCCTGCAAGAAGTGCCGACCATCACCGTGGCCGCGCCGGGATCAAGCACCAGGGCGCAGGTGGTCTCCGACAACCAGAACTGGTTCACGACTATCACCGGGACCGAGCCGCAGTACTTTGACGTGCGCAACTGGAACTTTGTCCAGGGCGGTACGTTCACCGCGGACGACGTTACCCGCGCCAGCAACGTTGTGGTGCTGGGTGCTACCGTGCAACAAAACCTGTTCGGCACGGCCAACGCCGTTGGCCAGACGGTGCGCATCGGCACGCTGCCGTTCCAGGTGGTGGGTGTGCTCGTCGCCAAGGGCCAGTCCGGCCTGGGCCAGGACCAGGACGACGGCGTGTACGTCCCCATCAGCACGCTGCAGAAAAAAGTCACGGGACAGAACTGGCTGCAGTACATCATGGCGTCAGCCGCGTCGCAGCCGGCCAGCTACGCGGCGCAAGGGCAGATCACCGCTCTGCTGCGCGACCGCCACCGCATTCGCGCCGGGCAGGACGATGACTTCACCGTCCGCAACCTGGCCGACGTGGCGCAACTGGCCGACGCCAGCTCCAGCGTCATGACCATGCTGCTGGCTTCGATTGCCGGCGTGTCGCTGATCGTGGGCGGCATCGGCATCATGAACATCATGCTGGTGTCGGTGACCGAGCGTACGCGGGAGATCGGCATCCGCATCGCCATCGGCGCCACTGAGTCGGACGTGCTGCGCCAGTTCCTCAGCGAATCGGTGGTGCTGAGCGTGGCCGGAGGCATCATCGGCGTGCTCTGCGGCGTGGGCGCGTCGGTCACCATCACCAAGGTGCTGGGCTGGAACATTCTTATCTCGCCCACCGCGGTGGTGGCCGCTGTGTTCTTCTCCATGGCCGTGGGAATTTTCTTCGGCTTCTATCCCGCGCGCAAAGCGGCGTTGTTGGACCCGATTGAGGCGTTGCGGTTCGAATGA
- a CDS encoding ABC transporter ATP-binding protein has protein sequence MATLAQIELNTNVVTNPELSVPVIQVEDAHKYYDLGETKVHALRGVNMTIEPGEFVAIMGSSGSGKSTFMNMLGCLDKPTSGKYALEGTDVSQLDKKALAAIRNRKLGFVFQGFNLLSRTTALENVELPTLYAKMEKAQRLARSKEVLELVGLGDRLEHFTSQLSGGQQQRVAIARALVNKPAILLADEPTGNLDSRTSVEIMQIFQELNDGGLTIVLVTHEPDVAQFAKRIVVFRDGKISHDDPVKQRPRAAEVLESLPAVDE, from the coding sequence ATGGCAACGCTGGCACAAATCGAACTGAACACAAACGTGGTGACGAATCCGGAACTGAGCGTTCCAGTCATTCAGGTGGAGGACGCGCACAAGTACTACGATCTGGGCGAAACCAAGGTGCACGCGCTCCGCGGCGTGAACATGACGATTGAGCCGGGCGAGTTCGTGGCCATCATGGGCTCCAGCGGCAGCGGCAAGTCCACCTTCATGAACATGCTGGGCTGCCTGGACAAGCCCACCAGCGGCAAATACGCGCTGGAAGGCACGGACGTTTCGCAACTGGACAAGAAGGCGCTGGCGGCCATCCGCAACCGGAAACTGGGATTCGTTTTTCAGGGCTTCAACCTGCTTTCGCGGACCACGGCGCTGGAAAACGTTGAGCTGCCCACGCTGTACGCCAAGATGGAAAAGGCCCAGCGCCTGGCGCGGTCCAAAGAAGTGCTGGAGCTGGTGGGCCTGGGCGACAGGCTGGAACACTTTACGTCGCAGCTTTCCGGCGGACAGCAACAGCGCGTGGCGATTGCGCGCGCGCTGGTGAACAAGCCGGCCATCCTGCTGGCGGACGAGCCCACGGGCAACCTGGACAGCCGCACGTCGGTGGAGATCATGCAGATCTTCCAGGAGCTGAATGACGGCGGGCTGACCATTGTCCTGGTCACGCACGAGCCGGACGTGGCGCAGTTCGCCAAGCGCATTGTGGTGTTTCGCGACGGCAAGATCAGCCATGACGATCCGGTCAAGCAGCGTCCGCGTGCGGCGGAAGTGCTGGAGAGTTTGCCGGCGGTGGATGAATAG
- a CDS encoding efflux RND transporter periplasmic adaptor subunit: MKYLKNKWTIIGVLLAAIAGLAAFKLEQPKTPQYFTEKVQKGDVQNVVQATGTINAVTTVQVGSQVSGTIQTLYADFNSHVTKDQVVARIDPSLFNGALLQAKADLADSQANLGVSKANLAKAQATAAQAKLDFDRYTTLAAEGVVPTQQLDTARATWQSADASVAASKAQVNQAAAQVQQKSAAVTVAQTNLNHSIIRSPIDGTVIARSVDVGQTVAASLAAPTLFTIAQDLTKMQVYVSTDESDVGSIQPGQQVNFKVDAFPTDTFRGKVSAVRLNATTVQNVVTYTTIVDFDNPQLKLFPGMTAYVNVPVATATDVEKVPNGALRYKPDMTADQLTAALQQAGIANSKGGANQTGRGTGSGGGNKGGQPGQQTPQAPAVTAVVWKLNAGGKLEPVQIKLGITDHTTTEVAQVMKGSLNVGDQLVTGSAASAQKASTTTAAPLGGQQRGGAGGVRVGR, from the coding sequence ATGAAATACCTGAAGAACAAATGGACGATCATTGGCGTGCTGCTGGCGGCCATCGCCGGGCTGGCGGCGTTCAAGCTGGAACAACCTAAGACGCCGCAATACTTCACTGAGAAGGTGCAGAAGGGCGACGTGCAGAACGTGGTCCAGGCCACGGGAACCATCAACGCGGTGACCACGGTTCAGGTGGGCTCCCAGGTGTCGGGCACCATCCAGACTTTGTATGCGGACTTTAACTCCCATGTGACGAAGGACCAGGTAGTGGCGAGGATTGATCCATCATTGTTCAACGGCGCGTTGCTGCAGGCGAAGGCCGACCTGGCGGACTCGCAGGCGAACCTTGGAGTGTCCAAAGCCAACCTGGCGAAAGCCCAGGCGACTGCGGCGCAAGCCAAGCTGGATTTTGACCGATACACCACGCTGGCTGCGGAAGGCGTGGTGCCCACGCAGCAACTGGATACCGCGCGGGCCACCTGGCAGAGCGCGGACGCGTCCGTTGCAGCGAGCAAAGCGCAGGTAAACCAGGCTGCGGCGCAGGTGCAGCAGAAATCGGCCGCGGTCACGGTGGCGCAGACCAACTTGAACCATAGCATCATCCGTTCGCCGATTGACGGCACGGTGATTGCCCGCAGCGTGGACGTGGGCCAGACGGTGGCTGCGTCGCTGGCGGCGCCCACTCTGTTCACCATCGCGCAGGACCTGACTAAGATGCAGGTCTACGTGAGCACGGACGAGAGTGACGTGGGCTCCATCCAGCCGGGACAGCAAGTCAACTTCAAGGTTGACGCTTTCCCCACGGACACGTTCCGGGGAAAAGTTTCCGCAGTGCGGTTGAATGCGACGACGGTGCAGAACGTGGTGACCTACACGACCATCGTTGATTTCGACAACCCGCAGCTGAAGCTGTTCCCGGGCATGACGGCTTACGTGAACGTCCCCGTGGCCACGGCGACCGACGTGGAGAAGGTCCCCAACGGCGCTCTGCGCTACAAGCCAGATATGACCGCGGACCAGCTCACGGCTGCGTTGCAGCAAGCGGGAATCGCCAATTCTAAAGGCGGGGCCAACCAGACCGGGCGCGGAACCGGCTCCGGCGGCGGAAACAAGGGCGGACAGCCCGGGCAGCAAACCCCGCAAGCGCCGGCAGTGACGGCGGTGGTTTGGAAGCTGAATGCAGGCGGCAAGCTTGAGCCGGTGCAGATCAAGCTGGGCATCACTGACCACACCACCACGGAAGTGGCGCAGGTGATGAAGGGATCGCTGAATGTGGGCGACCAGTTGGTGACCGGCTCGGCGGCGTCCGCGCAGAAAGCCAGCACGACCACGGCCGCGCCGCTCGGCGGACAACAGCGCGGCGGCGCAGGCGGCGTACGAGTGGGCAGATAA
- a CDS encoding DUF433 domain-containing protein: MAALDWSQCPAVESVPGKVSGAWVFRGTRMPVATVFENLEAGASIDDIIEWFDVTREQVTEVLNFAARSLEASGAAR; the protein is encoded by the coding sequence ATGGCGGCACTCGACTGGTCTCAATGTCCGGCAGTGGAAAGCGTTCCCGGCAAGGTAAGCGGTGCATGGGTTTTCCGCGGTACGCGCATGCCCGTGGCCACGGTGTTTGAGAACCTGGAAGCCGGAGCCAGCATTGACGACATCATCGAATGGTTCGATGTGACACGGGAACAAGTCACGGAGGTTCTCAATTTCGCCGCGCGCAGCCTTGAGGCCTCAGGCGCTGCCCGCTGA
- a CDS encoding biopolymer transporter Tol encodes MKKLVLSLMLLCATWSFAGEAKLLRHPSYHNGKVAFSYLGDIWVASEDGSNPQRLTVHKARDIYPRFSPDGKWIAFSSNRYGNYDVFLIPAEGGAAKQLTFHSAADIVVSWSPDSKRVLFQSARGLMYPGIPNLYEVAIDGGLERAVPTDWGYWGSYSQDGSMLAFNRHPMVWWRQHYRGSYAADLWLMDVKNKKFTHLTDGDFKGNYFWPLYAADGNIYFVSDRMADESKAKPGSREVMKSANNIWKIPAKGGHAEQVTHHSGGRVFFPSISGDGKTIVYEQDFGVWKLDVKSGKSSPIKVSIASDDKENAVETLTIRNDADSYDLSPSTKRAAITVHGEIFSIATDRGDVQRVTQSFSREGDPAWSPDGKLIAFVSDKSGRDEIWIAHEDGTGLKKLTESESEKYAIQWAPDSKSLLYAASDHKLYRYDFETGKGTVIASGEAGNIQGARWSPDGKWVAFSKLDHDLRPHVYIVPSTGGAEKHVGSDELLFAETSPAWTPDGKHLLFLAGLAQAGSAVQRRTMVQVHAVALTKEEKNPADRGVDDEEQAQAAERQIRPREGPGRGEAPKPDVKIDFDGINRRSRQITRLSDNVTTVTVSPDSRTYAFVAIADQDGRPVSTLYTIAEDATQPTVVTTASRAPEGEEGGGGFGGRQINSIKFSKDGRAIFFMEGEGLYHVDLGPAAAPGAAARAGAAPAAGRSFERRRVNFTAHVEVDHHQEWKQVFNESWRVMKHRFYDPEMHGADWAKAREIYEPMMDYVADQEEMHNVVSQMIGELNASHTGISATPSPEERDHMVQTRYPGFEMEPDASGYYKISYIYKDGPADKDFVNLSVGEYILAIDGHELKAGDNYWKYFTAVRGQKIHFSVNSKPEAAGARLVKVQPVNQGAYTTLQYERWVEQRRAMVEKLSGGQIGYLHIRAMNAESLRKFERDLVENHMKKALVIDQRFNPGGGIDQELLEILSQRQYQYTKQRDSVAITRPQSAFFGPMVVMENERSTSDAEVFPDGFRTLGLGKVVGKTTYGAVIGTGAYRLLDGSSVRTPGTGLWNVKGYNLENYGVPPDVDVDNTPEDFLAGRDAQLEKAVEVLKEEIKAGKK; translated from the coding sequence ATGAAGAAGCTTGTCCTGTCGTTGATGCTCCTGTGTGCCACGTGGTCTTTCGCGGGCGAAGCCAAGCTGTTGCGCCATCCCAGTTATCACAACGGGAAAGTCGCTTTCAGTTACCTGGGTGACATTTGGGTCGCCAGCGAAGACGGCAGCAACCCGCAGCGATTGACCGTGCACAAGGCGCGGGACATCTATCCCCGCTTCTCGCCTGACGGCAAGTGGATTGCTTTTTCCTCGAACCGTTATGGCAACTACGACGTGTTTCTGATCCCTGCGGAAGGCGGCGCGGCCAAGCAGTTGACATTTCATTCCGCCGCAGACATCGTGGTCAGCTGGTCGCCGGACAGCAAGCGCGTCCTGTTTCAATCCGCGCGCGGGCTCATGTATCCCGGCATTCCCAACTTGTATGAAGTAGCGATTGACGGCGGCCTGGAGCGCGCCGTCCCCACCGACTGGGGGTACTGGGGCAGCTACTCGCAGGACGGCAGCATGCTGGCGTTCAACCGTCATCCCATGGTTTGGTGGCGGCAGCACTATCGCGGCAGTTACGCCGCCGACCTGTGGCTGATGGACGTGAAGAACAAAAAATTCACGCACCTCACTGACGGCGACTTCAAAGGCAATTATTTCTGGCCCCTGTATGCGGCCGACGGCAACATCTACTTTGTCTCCGACCGCATGGCCGATGAGAGCAAAGCCAAGCCGGGCAGCCGCGAAGTGATGAAGAGCGCCAACAACATCTGGAAGATTCCCGCCAAAGGCGGCCATGCCGAGCAAGTGACGCATCACTCGGGCGGCCGCGTGTTCTTTCCGTCCATTTCCGGCGACGGCAAGACCATCGTGTACGAGCAGGATTTCGGCGTGTGGAAGCTGGATGTGAAGTCGGGCAAGTCGTCGCCGATCAAAGTCAGCATCGCCTCTGACGACAAGGAGAACGCGGTGGAGACGCTGACCATCCGCAATGATGCCGACAGCTATGATCTTTCGCCCAGCACCAAGCGCGCTGCGATCACCGTCCACGGCGAGATTTTCTCCATCGCCACCGACCGCGGCGACGTGCAGCGGGTGACGCAGTCGTTCTCGCGCGAAGGCGATCCGGCTTGGTCGCCGGACGGCAAGTTGATCGCCTTTGTCTCGGACAAATCCGGGCGCGACGAAATCTGGATCGCGCATGAAGACGGCACAGGACTCAAGAAGCTTACGGAAAGTGAAAGTGAGAAATATGCTATCCAGTGGGCGCCGGATTCGAAGTCGCTACTGTATGCGGCATCTGACCACAAGCTCTATCGCTATGACTTTGAGACGGGCAAGGGAACGGTCATCGCCAGCGGCGAAGCTGGCAACATACAGGGCGCGCGCTGGTCGCCTGACGGCAAATGGGTGGCCTTCTCCAAATTGGACCACGATCTGCGGCCGCACGTTTACATTGTTCCTTCCACCGGCGGCGCGGAAAAGCACGTAGGCAGCGACGAACTGCTCTTTGCTGAAACCTCTCCCGCGTGGACGCCGGACGGCAAACACTTGTTGTTTCTTGCCGGGCTGGCGCAAGCCGGCAGCGCGGTGCAACGGCGAACCATGGTCCAGGTGCACGCCGTTGCCTTGACCAAAGAAGAAAAGAACCCCGCCGACCGCGGCGTGGACGATGAAGAGCAAGCCCAGGCCGCCGAGCGGCAAATCCGCCCGCGCGAGGGGCCGGGGCGCGGCGAAGCTCCCAAACCGGACGTGAAGATTGATTTTGACGGCATCAACCGCCGCTCGCGGCAAATCACACGGCTGAGCGACAACGTGACCACCGTGACGGTCTCGCCCGATAGCCGCACCTACGCGTTTGTGGCCATCGCCGACCAGGATGGGCGTCCCGTGTCCACGTTGTACACCATTGCCGAAGACGCAACACAGCCCACCGTGGTAACCACGGCATCGCGCGCGCCGGAAGGCGAAGAAGGCGGCGGAGGGTTTGGCGGACGCCAGATCAACTCCATCAAGTTCTCCAAAGACGGTCGCGCCATCTTCTTTATGGAAGGCGAAGGACTGTATCACGTTGACCTTGGTCCCGCCGCAGCGCCGGGTGCAGCAGCTCGCGCCGGCGCGGCCCCCGCCGCAGGGCGCAGCTTTGAGCGCCGCCGCGTGAACTTTACCGCGCACGTTGAAGTGGACCATCATCAGGAATGGAAGCAGGTCTTCAATGAAAGCTGGCGGGTGATGAAGCACCGCTTCTACGATCCGGAAATGCACGGCGCGGACTGGGCCAAAGCCCGGGAAATCTATGAGCCCATGATGGACTACGTCGCCGACCAGGAAGAGATGCACAACGTGGTCAGCCAGATGATCGGGGAGTTGAACGCGTCGCATACCGGGATCAGCGCCACACCCAGCCCGGAAGAGCGCGACCACATGGTGCAGACGCGCTATCCCGGCTTTGAGATGGAGCCGGACGCGTCGGGCTATTACAAGATCAGCTACATATATAAGGACGGCCCGGCGGACAAAGACTTCGTCAACCTCAGCGTGGGCGAATACATTCTGGCCATTGACGGCCACGAACTCAAAGCCGGCGACAATTACTGGAAGTACTTCACGGCAGTTCGCGGACAGAAGATCCACTTCTCCGTGAACTCCAAGCCGGAAGCCGCCGGCGCGCGCCTGGTCAAGGTGCAGCCGGTGAACCAGGGCGCGTACACCACGCTGCAATACGAGCGCTGGGTGGAACAGCGCCGCGCCATGGTGGAGAAGCTTTCCGGCGGCCAGATCGGCTACCTGCACATCCGCGCCATGAACGCCGAATCGCTGCGCAAGTTTGAACGCGACCTGGTGGAAAACCACATGAAGAAAGCCCTGGTCATCGATCAGCGCTTCAACCCCGGCGGCGGCATTGACCAGGAGCTGCTGGAGATCCTGAGCCAGCGCCAGTACCAGTACACCAAGCAGCGCGACTCGGTCGCGATCACGCGGCCGCAGTCGGCGTTCTTTGGCCCCATGGTGGTAATGGAGAATGAGCGCTCCACCAGCGACGCAGAAGTTTTCCCCGACGGCTTCCGTACGCTGGGCTTGGGCAAAGTGGTGGGCAAGACCACGTACGGAGCGGTCATCGGGACAGGCGCGTATCGCTTGCTGGACGGGTCTTCTGTCCGCACGCCCGGAACTGGTTTGTGGAACGTGAAAGGCTACAACCTGGAGAACTACGGCGTCCCGCCGGACGTGGACGTGGACAACACTCCGGAAGACTTCCTGGCCGGCCGCGACGCACAGTTGGAAAAAGCGGTCGAGGTGTTGAAGGAAGAGATCAAGGCGGGGAAGAAGTAG
- the proB gene encoding glutamate 5-kinase — MRPKPDPGDASDHRSLLVKARRVVVKLGTGVVCTAEHEFDHHHVAALANGIAALVRDGRQVVLVSSGAITLGAAELGIHRSRLRDASVNRACAAVGQCKLMEAYAEVFHPHGLKLAQVLVTEDDFTDLNRYLILRQTFEKLLKLGAIPIVNENDTVTNIYTEQAPVFRDNDRLAALVLSKLDAQALVLLSNVDGLLRVVDGAPDPGDVVSVVTEVTEAVRESASGKSATGRGGMTAKLDAAEIAMQAGGLVVIANGRAPRILERVFAGENAGTLFLPGAQRLAGKRRWLAFASSVRGQVTINANACKALLNGHASLLLSGVIACKGAFSSGQVIAVVDTDGSAIGRGIAECGSHEISDSLSSGTAAKGVLVRRENFLIFSDQRQSHA, encoded by the coding sequence ATGCGCCCCAAGCCGGACCCTGGTGACGCCAGCGACCACCGTTCGCTGCTGGTGAAGGCGCGCCGCGTGGTGGTGAAGCTGGGCACCGGTGTGGTGTGCACCGCGGAGCACGAATTTGACCACCATCACGTTGCCGCCCTGGCCAACGGCATTGCGGCCCTGGTGCGCGACGGCCGCCAGGTTGTGCTGGTCAGCTCCGGCGCCATCACACTGGGCGCGGCGGAACTTGGAATCCACCGCAGCCGCCTGCGCGACGCCAGCGTCAACCGCGCTTGCGCCGCCGTGGGCCAGTGCAAGCTGATGGAAGCCTACGCCGAAGTGTTTCATCCACATGGGCTCAAACTCGCGCAGGTCCTGGTCACCGAAGATGACTTCACGGACCTGAACCGTTATCTCATCCTCCGCCAGACGTTTGAAAAGCTGCTCAAGCTGGGCGCGATCCCCATCGTCAACGAAAACGACACGGTCACCAATATCTATACCGAGCAGGCGCCGGTATTTCGCGACAACGATCGCCTGGCGGCCCTGGTGCTGAGCAAGCTGGACGCGCAAGCCCTGGTCCTGCTCTCCAACGTTGACGGCCTGTTGCGCGTGGTTGACGGCGCGCCTGATCCCGGCGACGTAGTATCGGTGGTCACGGAAGTCACGGAGGCGGTCCGCGAATCCGCCAGCGGAAAGTCCGCCACCGGGCGCGGCGGCATGACCGCCAAGCTCGATGCGGCGGAAATCGCCATGCAAGCCGGAGGACTGGTGGTGATCGCCAACGGCCGGGCCCCGCGCATCCTCGAACGCGTCTTCGCCGGGGAAAATGCCGGCACGCTTTTCCTCCCGGGCGCGCAACGCCTGGCCGGCAAGCGACGCTGGCTGGCTTTTGCCAGCAGCGTCCGCGGGCAAGTCACCATCAACGCCAACGCCTGCAAAGCGCTGCTCAACGGACACGCCAGCCTGCTGCTCTCCGGGGTCATCGCCTGCAAAGGCGCGTTCTCTTCAGGACAGGTCATCGCCGTGGTGGACACCGACGGCTCTGCCATCGGGCGGGGCATTGCCGAGTGCGGCAGCCATGAAATTTCAGACTCGCTTTCCTCCGGGACAGCAGCCAAAGGCGTTCTGGTGCGCCGGGAAAATTTCCTGATATTCTCAGACCAGCGACAATCGCATGCCTGA